From Balneola sp. MJW-20:
AAACAGGGAAATGGGGAGCGATCACGAACTATCGGGATATGAAAAAAATAAAAGAGAATACCCCTTCTCGTGGTGAGATCTTGCCCGAATTTCTCACCTCGAAGAGATCTGCAGGCTCATACCTTGATCAGCATTCCGGAGTTGCTGAAGAGTATAATGGCTACAACCTGCTTCTGGGAGACGGGAAAGACCTCCACTATTTCTCAAATCAGAATATGACCCGTGAAATGATCAAGCCCGGCATTCATGGCATCAGCAATGCTTTTCTAAACACTCCCTGGCCTAAAGTAGAGCAGGCAAAAGCCAAACTTGATTCCCTGATCTCCGGATCATTTGACAAGGAAGATCTGTTTGACCTGCTCATGACCGAAGATAAAGCGCCGGCAGACCAGC
This genomic window contains:
- a CDS encoding NRDE family protein — protein: MCLITFAYDHHPDFFLILAANRDEFYQRPAREAKFWEAEGMPELLAGRDLKAGGTWMGVAKTGKWGAITNYRDMKKIKENTPSRGEILPEFLTSKRSAGSYLDQHSGVAEEYNGYNLLLGDGKDLHYFSNQNMTREMIKPGIHGISNAFLNTPWPKVEQAKAKLDSLISGSFDKEDLFDLLMTEDKAPADQLPDTGLEPEWEKALSSIFISIDGYGTRCSTLLLIDREGSLSFTERRYEPGSSKTLDENNFVIPDFIS